Below is a window of Populus alba chromosome 2, ASM523922v2, whole genome shotgun sequence DNA.
GCAGCTTTTAGCTATGAAAAAGACGAAGGTGATAACTTGGTGAATCATTGTATCTCTTCATGTCTCTTCTGATTAATACAAGTCTCAATCCCCTCAGCAAGAGTTCATTTTAGACATATGCTACacttataatttctttaaagATAACACAACCTAGGATTTTACCTGCAAATAGAAGGTAATTTCTCCCAATAAACTTGCTATAGAAGATGCATTCCATTCAGATTTACATGATGCTCAGTTTCTATTAAATCAGTCAATTTTTACACGCAAAGCATATGGTCTAGGCACTGTAGAATCATAATGATCCAATCAAATGGACGAAATACAGAGCTTGACATAATccgaaataaaaattttactaCCACTAATACCATGATATTTCACTCATCTTAAATATCCCAGATGGTTGGAATTAGGCAATCAGTAAAATGCATGCCACAACGATAGTCCTAAGCCCTAATGAGCCTTGTGAATGTAAGCTCTCTGTGTACCATGTTATCTTTCGCTGCATAAATGCTCTATTATATTACTGTCAATATCAGAGTCCTTGAACTCAGCAAGCTTCTACCGGAGCATCTCTACCGATCTGGAAGAGACATCATCCAAACAAGTCATATTGCTCCATCTGCCAGTACGGAATACAGCTCCCTGGGCCTGGGGATTCAATCTTCCCCATCAGCTGGTCAAATCCTGCACGCATGAACCAGTGACATTAGGAGCATTCATTTGCTCGAAGATGCTCGTATGTTGTATCTCTGACCATATATGTGTCCTTAAGAACAGAGGTCTGTTCGAAACTGGCTTTAGTGTCAAAAAGAACTCTTAATGCATGACTCTTACGGGAAAATAAGGGCAAGCGTATGGGAGTACCTATGTCTGGACTGTTGAAGTACATATGGTCAGCCATCGGTGTGGTGTTTTCGTCAGGTTGGCTGTCTTCTGCCCTggtcttcttctcttttaaaGACTCAATATCCGTCTCCATTTCAGATTCTCCATTGTTTGGCACTACGGCTGATTGCTTTCTTTTTGAACGAGCTCTCCTGTTTTGGAACCAATTGTAGACATTTGTTTCAGAAATTTGGCCATGTTGTGCAAGTTCCCTGGTTATATCTTTGATCTTCTGCCTGCCTGGAGTCGCATTGCATTGCTCGAAAATCTGCTCAAGGATTTGAAGTTGCGCTGGTTTCGGTGTCCACCGCTGCCTCGACCCTATCTTGTGGACAGCAGATGACAGTAATGGATC
It encodes the following:
- the LOC118042070 gene encoding WUSCHEL-related homeobox 8 — translated: MEEGRFQNGGGLGVKVMTDEQMEMLRKQISVYATICEQLVEMHKAVSAQQDFAGMGLGNPYCDPLLSSAVHKIGSRQRWTPKPAQLQILEQIFEQCNATPGRQKIKDITRELAQHGQISETNVYNWFQNRRARSKRKQSAVVPNNGESEMETDIESLKEKKTRAEDSQPDENTTPMADHMYFNSPDIGFDQLMGKIESPGPGSCIPYWQMEQYDLFG